Proteins from a single region of Carassius gibelio isolate Cgi1373 ecotype wild population from Czech Republic chromosome A5, carGib1.2-hapl.c, whole genome shotgun sequence:
- the LOC128014936 gene encoding surfeit locus protein 4-like, with protein sequence MRQEDLMSAAEDTADQFLRVTKQYLPHVARLCLISTFLEDGIRMWFQWSEQRDYIEATWSCGNFLAAGFVLLNLIGQIGGCVLVLSRNRVQYACVGLFGIIALQTVAYSILWDLKFFMRNLALGGGLLLLLAESRSEGKSMFAGVPSMGQSSPKQYMQLGGRVLLVLMFMTLLQFDSSFFSILQNMVGTALIVLVAVGFKTKLAALTLVLWLLAINVYFNAFWTVPSYKPMHDYLKYDFFQTLSVIGGLLLVVALGPGGVSMDEKKKEW encoded by the exons ATGCGGCAGGAGGACCTGATGAGCGCGGCGGAGGACACGGCGGATCAG TTCCTGCGGGTCACTAAGCAGTATCTGCCTCACGTCGCTCGTCTGTGTCTCATCAGCACCTTCCTGGAGGACGGCATCCGCATGTGGTTCCAGTGGAGCGAGCAGAGAGACTACATCGAGGCCACCTGGAGCTGCGGGAACTTCCTCGCTGCCGGCTTCGTGCTGCTCAACCTCATCGGACAGatcg GTGGATGTGTCCTGGTCCTCAGCAGAAACCGTGTTCAGTACGCTTGCGTCGGGTTGTTTGGCATCATTGCCCTTCAG ACAGTCGCATACAGTATTCTGTGGGATCTCAAGTTTTTCATGAG GAATCTGGCTCTGGGAGGaggactgctgctgctgctggccgAGTCTCGCTCCGAGGGGAAGAGCATGTTTGCCGGCGTGCCGTCGATGGGACAGAGCTCTCCGAAGCAGTACATGCAGCTGGGAGGACGTGTGCTTCTGGTGCTCATGTTCATGACACTGCTGCAGTTCGACTCCAGCTTCTTCTCT ATCCTGCAGAACATGGTGGGGACGGCGCTCATCGTCCTGGTGGCCGTCGGCTTCAAGACCAAACTAGCCGCTCTGACGCTGGTGCTGTGGCTCCTGGCCATCAACGTCTACTTCAACGCCTTCTGGACGGTGCCTTCCTACAAACCCATGCACGACTACCTCAAATACGACTTCTTCCAAACGCTGTCGGTCATCGGAGGCCTGCTGCTGGTGGTGGCGCTCGGCCCCGGCGGCGTGTCGATGGACGAGAAGAAGAAGGAGTGGTGA